The DNA window tctaCGGCATGTCAATCACCATATCCTACTAACTTACGTGCATTTGTTTTATCATACTTGGTGCTACTAAATCAATATGGTTTTCTATGTGCATTTCTACCTACTTGTCACAAACTTAAAAAGTAGTCTAAAATGTCATAAACATTTCACGATTACCACATAGAATAAGTTTTTCGctgaatatgcactttctaattttagaaaatcttttctttttaatgaggtgggacccattctccatcaacaatattttatttactttttctctctacctctctcttactttatcaatttacattaaaacccctgccgaccccaaagtgcatattctttggggacggggGAAGTAACAAGTAGTAAAACAtaaagtttatgatattttagaccaattttatagtgttagtgaaaaatatcaaaatttgatcaaatatgATGGTTTTAGACACCAGTAtcccaataaattatactccacatTCTTGTAATCTTGttcatgagaaaaaaaaatcactaaacTTTAAGATATGAGGAGTAGAGGAATGATATACTACATACCTTATGTGGACTCCTTATATGAGCATCACTCTCGTTTGAAGCACGTTGAGCtttgttcgtttcgatttataaatttagtttgattctaatacattaaaaaatattattgcaatttttaatttcacaaaattcataaaaatcaaagctcgatttgctcattttctctataattttaaataaattaataaaataacaaattaagctttgatttttatgaattttgtaaaattaaaaattgcaataacattttttaatgtattagaagcaaactaaatatataaatcgaaacgaacaactCTAAACCTGCATCAAACGTGAGTGATGCTCATATAAGGAGCTCATATAAGGTACGTAGTACATCATTCTTGACGAGGAGTATATCTGAAATCAACATCAAgtcgaaattaattaaataacataacGTTTCTGTCAACAAATGGTAATATTTCACCCAACTAGTTGCATAAAGTGTTCAAGTTTTAACCAATTAATCATACGTTTTCTTAAAATTACCATGTAGTGAGTGTAAAGTTAGCTACCCTACCACAGTCATACTtttcaaacataaaaaaaacatgactaCTATAAACCAAAACTTACTTCCTATTGCACACAAAATTATACAGTGATTCAGCTGAACAGcaagacaagaaaaaaaaacagaaacagcaaatgaaaaaggaaaaggaaaaaatgcaTGATTAGAAAATCGAAAATTAAGTTAATCTCTCTAAAGAAAAGTTTATCTAAATTATAAAGTGCAAGTGGAGGAGAAAAACACATCCCCACCAACACAAAGTTAGCAGCcaatctctcttctctctaagtTGCATAAACTGAGGAAGAGCACGCTAAGCAACCTTCGAGGCACGTGCACAGACGAAGCAACTCCTCTTAACATCTTGAGATGGTCGGCTCCACACTCATCGCAAGCCCCTTGAAGACGCACGAGAGCTGATTAATAACCATTAGGCCACATTTGGGACTGCTTTGGCTGTCCTTGTGGGGCACCAAGCGCGCCATCTCTCGGGTTTTGTTGCTGGTCGAGCGAGATCCCAGCCTGTGAATGGTAGAAGTTCGGGTACCCAGGGGTCCCGTAGTTCTGTGACTGCTGCTGAGCTTGCCTGAAAACACCGGATTGCTGGCTTTGTCCCTGGTAATTGTAATACGCATTGGTTGGAACAGCTTGCACCGTTCTTGAGCCTTGCCCATGAAGCCACATCGCTTGGTTCTCGTTCTGAGAGAATGCCAGATGTTAAATTATTCAAGACTTCTTTCTATCAAGGGGAAAAAGAAATTGGCTGGAATGAATTTGAGACGAACCAAACGAGAAAGTGTTACCTGCTGCTGTTGCTGCTGAAGCGGGAGCAGCTGACTTTCCTTGTATTGAGCCAATACTTCCTCGTAGTTTATAGCTGCACCAGATGGGGCAGCAGGAGGATTCATCTGATAATTACCGGGAACTGTTGCGGTATTCCCAAGACCAGAGTATCCAGAAGGAACAGCAGCAGACTGAGGCAAACTACTGACTGCAACGCTGCTTTTGTATTGAGGGAGTAAAGCAGCCAGGGACTGATGGTACGTGCTGTTACCTGCAAATGGCTGCTGAAACGCAGAAGGCATGTATGTATAGCTCTGAGGTAAGAAGGGGTAGCTTATCATGTTGGCAAACGGCCCAAGAGGTAGTGTTGGCTGAGAATATGGATGTACAGCAACATGTTGCTGAGGGAGAGGAGGTCCCATGGCGGCTACATTCGCTCCTGAATGAGACTGCGCAGTAGGCTGTGGTGATGAATTGGCAGTATTCAAAGCCTGAAGCACCCAATAAGCATAATCAGAGCTATCAGACCACAAGATATGGAAATATGGTAGTATTATTCTATGACGAGAGCTAATTTTTTACAACTTGATTCAATTGGAGATTGTTTAATAAGAAAGGATTCCTATATTAATATCTCAAAGATTGAtggataaaaatgaaaaatcatcTACATATCGTGGgtagaaaaaatatttatgattaGCCAAAGCTAATGAGAACATTAGATAAAATATaagcaaaaaataatttatacaaaACCAGGTAATTGTAGTTAAATGATCAGTGGAGATGGGTACCTCAGACATAGAGATTGCTGAAGCACCTACAGAAGAAATAGAGTTCCCGTATTTTGCAGCCATAGTATGCGAGACAGGAAATtgtgagtattgaagatcagaTTCTCTAGCAGAGTGAACATTTCCAGTCAACAATGAGCTTTGCAGAGAATTTGGGTATGACTGCTGCTATAATAATCAGAAAGCAAGAAATAAGGAAATGTCAAAAATCTTAACAATCGACATCCCCAAATACATCAAGAAATAGGCTTGCCAATGCTATCCGGTGGGAAGTAAAGCATCGATTAACTGAACCTAATCCCCCCCTCCCCACTTCTTCCCAACATGGCAACATGTATGTGTGCACGTTAGGGGAAGCGATTATGCCCACCCACGAATAATCTTCTGTAGTTTCCATTTCCAATCACATACATTGATACCAATTTTTTGGACTAAAACAGATGAAAAGCTAATTCCATGGTTGCTAAAATAATCCATTTCAAGAAAGAACAGATCATATATTCAACTGCTTTTTCCAGGATAATCTTCAAAATCAATAAGTTCCTTAATAGTTAATACTTAAGCAAGGAGATAAATATCTTACCATAACATTAGAAAACTGAGCAAGATTGTGCATCTGGGAACTTGTCTCGTTAAAAGCAGCATTTAGTCTTCGAGTGTCATCTAAGGCATAGCCAGGATTAACAGGCTGGAAAGGATATTGATTTCCTTGAGCCACTTCAGTACTCTCAGGTTTCAACTCTTCTGGCTGTGAAGCAGAAGGTTCATCATATGTCCCTGCAATGACACCATCCTGACCATTGACATGGAACCTATCGGATGTATCCCGGAGAGAATTGTCAACATAATATCCAGACTGTCTGCAGCAAAGGAACAAGAAATCTTCAGAAGTTTGAAGGAGATAAGCAATAAAAGATCTGAAATCTCTAATACCCATACCTAGTATCTGAATGCACAGCTGATGCAGTATCAGCCTCATTATGTCCCTCATCCAAATTACTTTTTACAGGCACAGATGTCAAACCTCCAGAAGGATATGAAGCGTTCAATTTAGATACAAAACTACCAAAGCTCAAGTGTGAACAGTCAGCAGCTTCAACTTGCAAATGATCAGGAATTACAACCAAAGGAGCATTTTCTTCAGATGGAAACCCTGCATCATCCTTCTCTACACTTAACTTTTGGAAATTTTCAGTAACTGATGCCACTGAAGCACCAACTTCTTCACCTGCAAACCACAGGAAACTTGAAACTAAGGTACCACCAGCATGAATCTAAAACTAAGATTGTTTAATAATCCACACACATGTATTACAAGTGACTGTCATGCAGGAGCATACAGATATGAAATGACTGGAGTGACCAGGTAGAAATTACCCCAACTGACGATctaaagtttttctttttatatgtttGTGTTCATAACTAATAATAGTACCGTGGTCCATGTAAAAATTAGTTTCACAAGATGAATAGCATCtaaaaatttgcaaaattttGGGTGGTGTTATACTTAAGTTCAGTAAAAGTGAAATCATAAGGAGATTATACCTTCATGACACTCATAATCAGGAGCTTCGGACTGGTATGAAGCCATATTTTGATACAACTCTTTCTCAAATAGTGATGAACCTCTTAAATCATTCTCAGGAGCCTTCCTATGGGGTACAGGAGCAGAACTCAAATCATTTCCACCAGTTTTTCCAATATCATCATCTTCgctttcttgaacctcttcttcctcataatGCTGACTGATTCCATCAGATACACCAGATGCCTCTGGATACAGCTCAGCATCAACTGTGTGTTCTGGGACAGGAATCACATTTGTAGGAGCTGGTTTTTCTACAGGCCACTCTGGCTTCTCTACAGGCCACTCATCCGCACTGGGAGCATGCTGAACTGTAGAAACTTCTGATGAATAAGCTTTAGAAGCATGATCTGAAGTAGATCTTAGATGAGGAAATGGTTCGGTTGCAGGAACATCTTGAATGTGTTGATGAGATGCTTTATTATGCGGCTTGCCCATCCTCACAATATCAGCCATAGAAACTTGACCAGGAACACCCCCCCAGGCAGATTGGTATCCAGAAGCTGTCGTTGCAACAGATTGCTTACCATCAGCTGCTCCCAACGAGGATCCTTTCGTCTCAGTGGCGCTGCCATCACTGCAACACGTCCATGTAGAAAAAAGAGCATCAATAACAGCACGGTAGTATGGTAGAAATACATTACTACATGACTGTGACTGACTGACTAATAGATTGGAAAACCTATCACACACATGCAGTACCACTTATGACATTAAAGAGTACAAGGATTAAAAGAGTCATATAAGGCAAAAAAAGGGGGCCCATTATATTATACATGCATTTACAAATGCCAACGACATAGAAAGATGGATCCTGATAGAGTAAAGGCCGTCGAGTTGGAAGAGCACAAACGGTGCTCAATGAAATGCCACAAAGAGAGGATAGAATTCTGGGAAAAGAAATACTCG is part of the Salvia splendens isolate huo1 chromosome 22, SspV2, whole genome shotgun sequence genome and encodes:
- the LOC121787440 gene encoding uncharacterized protein LOC121787440 isoform X1, producing the protein MSTSRGSAAGNGGGSQLIPAVARKVVLSLKEVVNFSDAEIYAVLKDCDMDPNEAVNRLVLQDPFLEVKSKREKKKEGKDNHDSRPHGANNSARRSRNSADRRGASSAYSASATYNASESKPTYKKENGSASYKSNISSAAGVLVNNRSQLPSGLSDGSATETKGSSLGAADGKQSVATTASGYQSAWGGVPGQVSMADIVRMGKPHNKASHQHIQDVPATEPFPHLRSTSDHASKAYSSEVSTVQHAPSADEWPVEKPEWPVEKPAPTNVIPVPEHTVDAELYPEASGVSDGISQHYEEEEVQESEDDDIGKTGGNDLSSAPVPHRKAPENDLRGSSLFEKELYQNMASYQSEAPDYECHEGEEVGASVASVTENFQKLSVEKDDAGFPSEENAPLVVIPDHLQVEAADCSHLSFGSFVSKLNASYPSGGLTSVPVKSNLDEGHNEADTASAVHSDTRQSGYYVDNSLRDTSDRFHVNGQDGVIAGTYDEPSASQPEELKPESTEVAQGNQYPFQPVNPGYALDDTRRLNAAFNETSSQMHNLAQFSNVMQQSYPNSLQSSLLTGNVHSARESDLQYSQFPVSHTMAAKYGNSISSVGASAISMSEALNTANSSPQPTAQSHSGANVAAMGPPLPQQHVAVHPYSQPTLPLGPFANMISYPFLPQSYTYMPSAFQQPFAGNSTYHQSLAALLPQYKSSVAVSSLPQSAAVPSGYSGLGNTATVPGNYQMNPPAAPSGAAINYEEVLAQYKESQLLPLQQQQQQNENQAMWLHGQGSRTVQAVPTNAYYNYQGQSQQSGVFRQAQQQSQNYGTPGYPNFYHSQAGISLDQQQNPRDGALGAPQGQPKQSQMWPNGY
- the LOC121787440 gene encoding uncharacterized protein LOC121787440 isoform X2, with protein sequence MSTSRGSAAGNGGGSQLIPAVARKVVLSLKEVVNFSDAEIYAVLKDCDMDPNEAVNRLVLQDPFLEVKSKREKKKEGKDNHDSRPHGANNSARRSRNSADRRGASSAYSASATYNASESKPTYKKENGSASYKSNISSAAGVLVNNRSQLPSGLSDGSATETKGSSLGAADGKQSVATTASGYQSAWGGVPGQVSMADIVRMGKPHNKASHQHIQDVPATEPFPHLRSTSDHASKAYSSEVSTVQHAPSADEWPVEKPEWPVEKPAPTNVIPVPEHTVDAELYPEASGVSDGISQHYEEEEVQESEDDDIGKTGGNDLSSAPVPHRKAPENDLRGSSLFEKELYQNMASYQSEAPDYECHEGEEVGASVASVTENFQKLSVEKDDAGFPSEENAPLVVIPDHLQVEAADCSHLSFGSFVSKLNASYPSGGLTSVPVKSNLDEGHNEADTASAVHSDTRQSGYYVDNSLRDTSDRFHVNGQDGVIAGTYDEPSASQPEELKPESTEVAQGNQYPFQPVNPGYALDDTRRLNAAFNETSSQMHNLAQFSNVMQSYPNSLQSSLLTGNVHSARESDLQYSQFPVSHTMAAKYGNSISSVGASAISMSEALNTANSSPQPTAQSHSGANVAAMGPPLPQQHVAVHPYSQPTLPLGPFANMISYPFLPQSYTYMPSAFQQPFAGNSTYHQSLAALLPQYKSSVAVSSLPQSAAVPSGYSGLGNTATVPGNYQMNPPAAPSGAAINYEEVLAQYKESQLLPLQQQQQQNENQAMWLHGQGSRTVQAVPTNAYYNYQGQSQQSGVFRQAQQQSQNYGTPGYPNFYHSQAGISLDQQQNPRDGALGAPQGQPKQSQMWPNGY